The following coding sequences lie in one Cytophagia bacterium CHB2 genomic window:
- a CDS encoding DUF433 domain-containing protein encodes MKDWRNSEAVERHPERVSGAWVFRGTRVPVSALFENLKDGASIDQFLTWFPGVQRAQVEAILDYEIAQLTEPLDQ; translated from the coding sequence ATGAAAGACTGGAGAAATTCTGAGGCAGTCGAACGCCATCCCGAGCGCGTCAGCGGTGCATGGGTGTTTCGCGGCACCCGGGTGCCCGTGTCTGCCCTTTTTGAAAATCTCAAGGATGGAGCCTCGATCGATCAATTTCTAACCTGGTTTCCCGGCGTTCAGCGTGCGCAAGTGGAAGCGATCTTGGATTATGAAATTGCGCAGCTAACCGAACCCCTCGACCAATGA